Proteins encoded by one window of Akkermansia muciniphila ATCC BAA-835:
- a CDS encoding sialidase family protein has product MKNLLFALLTGSFCCCYAQQKAAPVPEPEVVATPPADAGRGLIRVDSREIRHYSGTRKEPDYLVSRDNGKTWEMKAAPAGYPPNYGGIPKESPAIVRNPLTREFIRVQPIGGFVFLSRGGLDGKWLAVTNDGKLEEDWKDPEKRKNLKKLGGIMRTPVFVNKGRRVIVPFHNMGGGTKFHISDDGGLTWHVSRNGVTSPRHEARPPHQGVRWFNNAVEATVLEMKDGTLWALARTSQDQAWQAFSKDYGETWSKPEPSRFFGTLTMNTLGRLDDGTIVSLWTNTMALPENATAGNGTWEDVFTNRDSHHIAMSGDEGKTWYGFREIILDEHRNHPGYATLDGPEDRGKHQSEMVQLDKNRILISLGQHKNHRRLVIVDRRWVGAKTRATQTGKDLDSQWTIHTYIPQKKGHCSYNRKPSAELVQDPSGGTKKVLQIKRLDDPELVNEKSNVDYRNGGATWNFPNGTTGLVKFRFRVVDGEQADDSGLQVSLTDRLFNACDSTTKDYALFTFPIRLKPAPHLLLGMKKVPFTPGAWHEISLLWQGGQAVVSLDGKKAGTLKMANKSPNGASYIHFISTGSQPDAGILLDTVNARVK; this is encoded by the coding sequence ATGAAAAACCTGTTGTTTGCATTGTTGACCGGTTCCTTTTGTTGCTGTTATGCCCAACAGAAGGCCGCACCCGTTCCGGAACCTGAAGTTGTCGCCACTCCGCCGGCTGATGCGGGGCGCGGCCTTATCCGTGTGGACTCCCGTGAAATACGCCATTATTCCGGTACCCGCAAGGAACCGGATTACCTGGTCAGCAGGGATAACGGAAAAACATGGGAAATGAAGGCCGCTCCGGCTGGCTACCCTCCCAACTACGGTGGCATTCCCAAAGAATCTCCAGCTATTGTGCGCAACCCTCTGACCAGGGAATTCATTCGTGTGCAGCCTATCGGGGGCTTTGTATTTCTTTCCAGGGGTGGGCTGGACGGCAAGTGGCTTGCCGTCACGAATGACGGCAAACTGGAAGAAGACTGGAAAGACCCGGAAAAGAGGAAAAACCTGAAAAAACTGGGCGGCATCATGCGAACCCCCGTTTTTGTGAACAAGGGCCGCAGGGTGATCGTGCCGTTCCACAACATGGGCGGCGGCACCAAGTTCCATATTTCCGATGACGGGGGGCTGACCTGGCATGTATCCAGGAACGGTGTTACTTCCCCCAGACATGAAGCCAGGCCCCCCCACCAGGGCGTCAGATGGTTCAACAATGCCGTGGAAGCCACGGTTTTGGAAATGAAAGACGGTACGTTGTGGGCGCTTGCCCGCACCTCCCAGGACCAGGCGTGGCAGGCTTTTTCCAAGGATTACGGGGAAACGTGGAGCAAACCGGAGCCTTCCCGCTTTTTCGGCACCCTGACCATGAACACGTTGGGACGCCTGGATGACGGAACTATCGTTTCCCTGTGGACGAATACAATGGCTCTGCCTGAAAACGCCACAGCTGGCAACGGAACGTGGGAGGATGTATTCACCAACCGTGATTCCCACCACATTGCTATGTCCGGGGACGAGGGCAAAACCTGGTACGGGTTCCGGGAGATTATCCTGGACGAACACCGCAACCATCCCGGCTATGCTACGCTGGATGGTCCGGAAGACCGCGGCAAACATCAGAGCGAAATGGTGCAGCTGGACAAAAACCGCATCCTTATTTCCCTGGGGCAGCATAAAAACCACCGCCGCCTGGTTATTGTGGACCGCCGCTGGGTAGGGGCCAAGACGCGTGCCACGCAGACGGGGAAAGATTTGGATTCCCAGTGGACCATTCACACTTATATCCCCCAGAAAAAAGGCCATTGCAGTTATAACCGCAAGCCTTCCGCCGAGTTGGTTCAGGATCCGTCCGGGGGCACGAAGAAGGTGTTGCAAATCAAGCGTCTGGATGATCCCGAACTGGTCAATGAAAAATCCAATGTGGATTACCGGAACGGCGGAGCTACCTGGAACTTTCCGAACGGGACCACGGGGCTGGTCAAATTCCGCTTCCGTGTAGTGGACGGGGAGCAGGCGGATGATTCCGGCCTTCAGGTCTCTCTGACGGACCGGCTGTTTAATGCCTGTGATTCCACTACGAAGGATTATGCCCTGTTTACCTTCCCGATCAGGCTGAAACCTGCGCCCCATCTGTTGCTGGGGATGAAAAAAGTGCCTTTCACGCCCGGCGCGTGGCATGAAATTTCCCTTCTTTGGCAGGGTGGGCAGGCCGTGGTGTCTCTGGACGGAAAGAAGGCCGGAACGTTGAAAATGGCTAATAAGTCCCCCAATGGAGCCAGTTATATCCATTTCATCAGCACCGGGTCCCAACCGGATGCCGGCATTCTGCTGGATACGGTGAATGCCCGGGTGAAGTAA
- a CDS encoding ankyrin repeat domain-containing protein produces the protein MTLRKKTLWFLGALSFFASLAAAFAVFWLNRNDSSPAEWNFNPIWTKAEKEQILTAANFTAHRSPERFIYRGLSLNSRHIDWHMFSEVSMRQYMKDEIRERLQMIRDTAESADGRCITPSHETLLHLAAGLGEVQLLNRLLQRHADPNVQIILPQQAFPSIPDSEQGNTPLTYACQPGMDDSTPLPVHNRLSCLNLLIQYGADVNKPGPLGWPPLVITCVAGIGGAPYEEAALFLLKCGADISLQPELKGKKTSLLTWATAAGYPLLVRKLCEAGYDPNFRGEMAPPLLSLNLNTPNAALQIAHILLEYGADVNAAMPASTTLPETAGDTALLNLCRQLAFIDVSCLPQIRDLVNLFIKEGADVNHQNAAGETPLMACCRGMLLGDDSLDRLKLGIARLLLDHHANPSLKDKYGRTALQRIGNRSNEHLQMVLKYLPELSAPPLPKKENH, from the coding sequence ATGACTTTAAGAAAGAAAACTCTCTGGTTTCTTGGAGCTTTGAGCTTTTTTGCCTCTCTTGCCGCGGCTTTCGCTGTTTTCTGGCTGAACAGGAATGATTCTTCTCCCGCGGAATGGAATTTCAACCCTATCTGGACAAAAGCGGAAAAAGAACAAATTCTGACCGCAGCGAATTTCACAGCCCATCGAAGCCCGGAACGTTTCATTTACCGCGGGCTTTCCCTCAATTCACGCCATATTGACTGGCACATGTTTTCCGAGGTTTCCATGCGCCAATATATGAAGGACGAAATCAGGGAACGGCTTCAGATGATACGGGACACGGCGGAAAGCGCAGACGGACGCTGCATCACTCCATCCCATGAAACCCTGCTGCATCTCGCCGCCGGGCTCGGAGAAGTGCAGTTGCTGAACCGCCTTTTACAGCGCCATGCGGACCCGAACGTTCAGATCATCCTGCCGCAACAGGCCTTTCCCTCCATTCCGGACTCCGAACAGGGAAATACCCCCCTGACTTACGCCTGCCAGCCAGGCATGGACGACTCCACGCCCCTGCCGGTGCATAACAGGCTCTCCTGCCTTAATCTCCTGATTCAGTACGGTGCGGATGTGAATAAACCGGGGCCGCTGGGCTGGCCGCCCCTCGTCATCACCTGTGTGGCCGGTATTGGAGGAGCACCCTATGAGGAAGCGGCCCTGTTTCTTCTGAAATGCGGTGCGGATATTTCCCTCCAGCCTGAATTGAAAGGTAAAAAAACAAGTCTGCTCACATGGGCCACGGCCGCCGGATACCCCCTGCTGGTCCGCAAGCTTTGCGAAGCCGGGTACGATCCCAATTTCCGCGGGGAAATGGCCCCGCCCCTTCTTTCCCTGAACCTGAACACTCCGAACGCCGCACTGCAAATTGCACATATTCTGCTGGAATACGGAGCGGACGTGAATGCGGCCATGCCCGCGTCCACCACCCTGCCGGAAACCGCGGGAGACACGGCCCTGCTGAACCTGTGCCGCCAGCTGGCTTTCATTGATGTGTCCTGCCTCCCTCAAATCAGGGATCTGGTCAATCTCTTCATCAAAGAGGGAGCTGACGTCAACCATCAAAACGCCGCCGGAGAAACTCCCCTCATGGCATGCTGCCGAGGCATGCTGCTGGGAGACGATTCCCTGGACCGGCTGAAACTGGGTATTGCGCGTCTTCTGCTGGACCACCACGCAAACCCATCCCTGAAAGACAAATACGGACGCACAGCCCTCCAGAGGATAGGCAACCGGTCAAACGAACATCTCCAGATGGTGCTGAAATACCTGCCGGAATTAAGCGCTCCGCCGCTTCCGAAGAAGGAAAACCATTGA
- a CDS encoding Cof-type HAD-IIB family hydrolase, protein MDSVKLIASDMDGTLLNGKGELDPAFFPLFRELELRGIRFAAASGRQYDGLLRTFAPVADRMLFIAENGAYAAAGRKEWLLLDMDHETVAGLIAGIRCIEGTCIVLAGRDSAYIEDKQPEFVREARKYYTRCQEVGDLLDVRGDKLLKIAVYDFLGAGENSYPRLKHLEHGFQVAVSGEKWMDISRKGANKGAALELIQRKLGISSEETMVFGDQMNDAPMMRQARFSYAMANAVPEIRSMAAFEAPSNEENGVMQVLGKMLDAHSPQGRAGNCRKPRL, encoded by the coding sequence ATGGATTCCGTCAAACTTATTGCGTCCGATATGGATGGGACGCTGCTTAATGGAAAAGGTGAATTGGACCCTGCGTTTTTTCCCTTGTTTAGGGAACTTGAGCTTCGCGGCATTCGTTTTGCGGCAGCAAGCGGCCGCCAGTATGACGGATTGCTCCGGACCTTTGCCCCCGTGGCGGACCGGATGCTGTTTATTGCCGAGAATGGCGCTTATGCGGCGGCGGGTAGAAAAGAATGGCTGCTTCTGGACATGGATCATGAAACGGTAGCCGGTTTGATTGCCGGGATCAGGTGCATTGAAGGAACCTGCATCGTCCTCGCAGGGCGGGATTCCGCATATATTGAGGACAAACAGCCGGAATTCGTCCGGGAGGCCCGCAAATATTACACACGCTGTCAAGAAGTGGGGGACCTGCTGGACGTGCGGGGAGACAAACTTTTGAAAATAGCAGTATATGACTTCCTGGGAGCCGGGGAAAACAGTTATCCCCGGCTGAAGCATTTGGAACATGGCTTCCAGGTGGCTGTCTCCGGAGAGAAATGGATGGATATCAGCCGGAAAGGGGCCAATAAGGGGGCCGCTCTGGAATTGATTCAGAGGAAACTGGGAATTTCTTCGGAGGAAACGATGGTTTTCGGGGATCAGATGAATGACGCTCCAATGATGCGGCAGGCGCGTTTCAGTTATGCCATGGCGAATGCCGTGCCGGAAATCCGTTCCATGGCCGCATTTGAGGCGCCGTCCAATGAGGAAAACGGAGTGATGCAGGTGCTTGGAAAGATGTTGGACGCCCATTCTCCGCAGGGAAGGGCCGGGAATTGCAGGAAACCCCGTCTCTAA
- a CDS encoding NADH-quinone oxidoreductase subunit A, protein MNQEFFSVLVQVAAALGLAGMILLLSILMGKRSSVRKPADIPYECGMIPMGEGAPMFSVKFYMVAMLFVIFDLEVVFLYPWAVNFRDYIMMNPESFTAMCIFIGILLVAYLYALGKGALNWHHDPR, encoded by the coding sequence ATGAATCAGGAATTTTTTTCAGTGCTCGTGCAGGTGGCGGCCGCCTTGGGGCTGGCCGGCATGATCTTGTTGCTCAGTATCTTGATGGGCAAGCGTTCTTCCGTGCGTAAACCGGCGGACATTCCCTACGAATGCGGGATGATTCCCATGGGGGAAGGCGCCCCCATGTTCTCTGTAAAATTCTATATGGTGGCCATGCTCTTTGTCATTTTTGACTTGGAAGTGGTATTCCTCTATCCTTGGGCCGTCAATTTCCGGGACTATATTATGATGAATCCGGAATCGTTCACGGCCATGTGCATTTTCATTGGCATTTTGCTGGTGGCCTACCTGTATGCGCTGGGCAAGGGTGCCCTGAACTGGCACCACGATCCCCGTTGA
- a CDS encoding MFS transporter has protein sequence MPLPKTTQGVYRLSVSTFYFLQGLVFASWASRIPDIKSALGLNDADLGSVLFAVPVGQMSAMALSGYLVGRCGSRKILMAASVFYPAVLVCLGMAGSFWELAAGLFFFGVAANLTNISVNTQGVGVERLYQCSIMARFHGLWSLAGFFGALLGAAMVDWHISAETHFIAIFLICMIILAVFSPSLLPRDARRSSSQGGGMFRSMDAYVLVIGLIAFGSMVSEGTMFDWSGVYFESVVKPGPGLVQMGYVAFMSTMALGRFTADRLVMRFGPVRVLRASGILIASGLLVSVLFPMLWSATLGFLLVGFGTSSIVPLCYSMAGKSRKMIPSMALASVSTIGFLGFLMGPPVIGHIAHASSLRWSFSLIALVGLGTAFIAPFLKKYR, from the coding sequence ATGCCTCTTCCTAAAACGACGCAAGGTGTTTATCGTCTGTCGGTCAGTACCTTTTATTTTCTTCAGGGTTTGGTGTTCGCCAGTTGGGCATCCCGCATCCCGGACATCAAAAGTGCATTGGGGTTGAACGATGCCGACTTGGGGTCCGTTCTCTTTGCCGTCCCGGTGGGGCAGATGTCCGCCATGGCGCTATCCGGTTACCTGGTTGGCCGTTGCGGCAGCCGGAAAATACTGATGGCGGCATCCGTCTTTTATCCTGCCGTGCTTGTATGCCTGGGTATGGCGGGGTCTTTCTGGGAACTGGCGGCCGGGTTATTTTTCTTTGGGGTAGCCGCAAATCTGACGAATATATCCGTCAATACGCAGGGAGTGGGAGTGGAACGGCTGTACCAGTGCAGCATCATGGCCCGGTTCCACGGTTTATGGAGCCTGGCGGGTTTTTTCGGAGCTTTGCTGGGAGCTGCCATGGTGGACTGGCATATTTCTGCGGAAACGCATTTCATCGCCATTTTCCTGATATGCATGATTATTCTGGCCGTTTTTTCCCCCTCTCTTCTGCCGAGGGATGCCCGGCGTTCCTCCTCCCAGGGAGGCGGCATGTTCCGGAGCATGGATGCTTATGTACTGGTCATCGGGCTGATCGCCTTCGGAAGCATGGTGAGCGAAGGAACCATGTTTGACTGGAGCGGCGTGTACTTTGAAAGCGTGGTAAAACCCGGTCCGGGGCTGGTGCAGATGGGATACGTGGCATTCATGAGCACCATGGCCCTGGGGCGTTTTACGGCAGACCGCCTGGTGATGCGCTTCGGGCCTGTGCGGGTTCTGCGCGCCAGCGGCATCCTTATTGCCTCCGGATTGCTCGTCTCCGTCCTGTTCCCGATGCTGTGGTCCGCCACGCTGGGCTTTCTGCTGGTGGGTTTTGGCACCTCTTCCATTGTCCCGCTCTGCTACAGCATGGCCGGGAAATCCCGGAAAATGATTCCCAGCATGGCGCTGGCTTCCGTTTCTACCATCGGCTTTCTGGGGTTCCTGATGGGGCCGCCGGTCATTGGTCATATTGCCCATGCTTCCTCCCTCCGGTGGTCTTTCTCCCTGATTGCCCTGGTTGGACTGGGGACGGCATTCATTGCCCCTTTCCTCAAGAAATATAGGTAA
- a CDS encoding excinuclease ABC subunit UvrB: MSSFELNSSFKPSGDQEQAIGKLLKSLEAGNKHQGLLGVTGSGKTFTMANLIARMNRPTLVISHNKTLAAQLHSELKSFFPNNAVDYYVSYFDYYQPEAYIASSDTYIEKDSAINDELDRLSLNAMNSLMTRRDVIVVASVSCIYGLSTPEDYRNLTLRMREGDVMDRDVFLKHLVERLFERQDFDFTRGTFRVRGEVVEVFPAYSEGEAIRVEFFGDEVERVSLIDSATGRVRERLGSYTFFPAKQYVAAPEKRAAALKAIREELEDRVGWFEKHGRLLEAQRLKLRTDYDLELIEELGFCKGIENYSRHLSGRLPGSAPSTLLDFFPKDSLTLIDESHVAVPQLGGMYEGDRSRKNILVEHGFRLPSALDNRPLKFHEFMERQNQIVYASATPGPFELVNCRADNKTYIPVRRAARSGEKAPEGFKGILFTSPKDIRVAPSPSTEPVEKFDPTRRSTPLIVEQIIRPTGLLEPKITIRPLKGQIDETIAMCNERVAKNERVLVTTLTKKTAEDLTEYLKGVGLKVSYIHADVDAIERVEILRALRARKIDVLVGINLLREGLDLPEVSLVCILDADKEGFLRNETSLVQTAGRAARHLNGECVLFADVMTDSIKRLVELTDYRRGIQEKYNREHGIVPQTVSRSEQGQLKLYAEDDEESFRVAEDEAGYGLEERIARLETEMKEAASHLEFERAALIRDEIRQMRGEYGKGRG, translated from the coding sequence ATGTCGTCTTTTGAGTTGAATTCCTCCTTCAAGCCTTCCGGAGACCAGGAGCAGGCCATCGGCAAACTGCTCAAGTCTCTGGAGGCGGGTAACAAGCACCAGGGGCTCCTGGGAGTGACCGGGAGCGGCAAGACATTCACCATGGCGAATTTGATTGCCCGGATGAACAGGCCCACGCTGGTGATTTCCCACAACAAGACGCTTGCCGCACAGCTTCATTCGGAGCTGAAGAGTTTTTTCCCGAATAACGCGGTGGATTACTACGTTTCCTATTTCGATTATTACCAGCCGGAGGCGTATATCGCCAGTTCCGACACCTACATTGAAAAGGATTCCGCCATTAATGACGAGTTGGACCGCCTGAGCCTGAATGCCATGAATTCCCTGATGACACGGAGGGATGTGATTGTGGTGGCATCCGTTTCCTGCATTTACGGCCTGTCCACTCCGGAGGATTACAGGAACCTGACGCTGCGCATGCGCGAGGGGGATGTCATGGACCGGGACGTGTTTTTGAAGCATCTGGTGGAACGCCTGTTCGAGCGGCAGGATTTTGATTTTACCCGCGGCACGTTCCGCGTGCGCGGTGAGGTGGTGGAGGTGTTTCCCGCTTATTCGGAAGGTGAAGCAATCCGCGTAGAGTTTTTCGGCGACGAGGTGGAACGGGTTTCTTTGATTGACTCCGCCACCGGGCGTGTGAGGGAACGGCTTGGGAGCTACACTTTTTTCCCGGCCAAGCAGTATGTGGCCGCTCCGGAGAAACGGGCGGCGGCGTTAAAGGCTATCCGGGAAGAGCTGGAGGACCGCGTAGGCTGGTTTGAGAAGCATGGGCGCCTGCTGGAAGCGCAGCGGCTTAAATTGCGCACGGATTATGATTTGGAACTGATTGAAGAGCTGGGTTTCTGCAAGGGGATTGAAAATTATTCCCGCCATTTGTCCGGCCGCCTGCCCGGAAGCGCCCCATCCACCCTGCTGGATTTCTTTCCCAAGGATTCATTGACCCTGATTGATGAAAGTCATGTGGCGGTGCCGCAGCTGGGAGGCATGTACGAGGGGGACCGAAGCCGCAAAAATATTCTGGTGGAGCATGGGTTCCGCCTGCCCAGCGCTCTGGATAACAGGCCTTTGAAATTCCATGAGTTTATGGAAAGGCAGAACCAGATTGTGTATGCTTCCGCTACTCCGGGGCCATTTGAACTGGTAAATTGCCGTGCGGATAATAAGACGTATATTCCCGTGCGCCGTGCCGCCAGATCCGGAGAAAAGGCTCCGGAAGGGTTCAAAGGAATTTTGTTTACCTCTCCCAAGGACATTCGCGTTGCTCCCAGCCCATCCACGGAACCGGTAGAAAAATTTGACCCAACCAGGCGTTCTACACCCCTGATTGTAGAGCAGATTATCCGGCCTACCGGGCTGCTGGAGCCGAAGATTACCATCCGTCCATTGAAAGGGCAGATTGACGAGACGATCGCCATGTGCAATGAACGCGTTGCCAAAAATGAACGCGTGCTGGTCACGACGCTGACCAAGAAGACGGCGGAAGATTTGACGGAGTACCTGAAAGGGGTAGGATTGAAGGTGTCCTACATTCACGCGGATGTGGATGCGATTGAGCGTGTGGAGATTTTACGTGCTTTGAGAGCCAGGAAGATAGACGTTCTGGTAGGCATTAACCTGCTTAGGGAAGGGCTGGATTTGCCGGAGGTTTCCCTGGTGTGCATTCTGGATGCGGACAAGGAGGGGTTTTTGCGCAATGAGACATCCCTGGTGCAGACGGCGGGCCGCGCCGCGCGGCATTTGAATGGAGAGTGCGTCTTGTTTGCGGATGTGATGACGGATTCCATCAAACGGCTGGTTGAGCTGACGGATTACCGTCGGGGTATTCAGGAAAAATACAACCGGGAACACGGTATTGTCCCCCAGACGGTGAGCCGTTCCGAACAGGGGCAGTTGAAGTTGTACGCAGAGGATGATGAAGAGTCCTTCCGCGTAGCGGAGGATGAAGCCGGGTATGGTCTGGAAGAGCGCATTGCCAGGCTGGAGACGGAAATGAAGGAGGCTGCTTCCCATTTGGAATTTGAACGCGCCGCCTTGATTCGGGATGAAATCAGGCAGATGCGCGGAGAATATGGAAAAGGCAGGGGATAA
- the rpmI gene encoding 50S ribosomal protein L35, giving the protein MTRKGGINKTRKAVAKRFKVTGTGKVLRRKQGKRHILQKKSSKRKRQLGKVALVDETQVWAVKQNLPFA; this is encoded by the coding sequence ATGACCCGCAAAGGTGGTATCAATAAAACCCGCAAGGCAGTCGCCAAGCGTTTCAAGGTAACCGGCACGGGCAAGGTACTGCGCCGTAAACAGGGCAAGCGCCACATCCTCCAGAAGAAGTCCAGCAAGCGCAAGCGCCAGCTTGGCAAGGTGGCTCTGGTGGACGAGACGCAAGTCTGGGCAGTCAAGCAGAACCTGCCTTTCGCCTAA
- the rplT gene encoding 50S ribosomal protein L20, whose protein sequence is MPRATNGPASRKRRKRILLRAKGFRGFRSKLFRYAKDAVYKAWQYEYRDRKRRKGQFRRLWIARISAAVRDRGLTYSRFMEGLKAANIDLDRKVLADLAVSDEKAFDVIFAQAKKAIEAKDGAALRA, encoded by the coding sequence ATGCCACGTGCCACTAATGGACCGGCCTCTCGCAAGCGTCGTAAGCGCATTCTCTTGCGTGCCAAGGGTTTCCGCGGTTTCCGCAGCAAACTCTTCCGCTACGCCAAGGATGCTGTTTACAAGGCTTGGCAGTATGAATACCGCGACCGCAAGCGTCGGAAGGGACAATTCCGCCGTCTTTGGATCGCCCGTATTTCCGCTGCCGTCCGCGACCGCGGTCTGACCTATTCCCGCTTTATGGAAGGCTTGAAAGCCGCCAATATTGATTTGGACCGCAAGGTTCTTGCCGATTTGGCCGTCTCTGACGAAAAGGCTTTTGACGTTATCTTCGCTCAAGCGAAGAAGGCCATTGAAGCCAAGGATGGCGCCGCTCTCCGCGCCTGA